From Flavobacterium alkalisoli, the proteins below share one genomic window:
- a CDS encoding M1 family metallopeptidase codes for MNVELDYENKVLKVNQEITFYNESQDTLREFILNDWNNAYSDKTTPLGKRFSDEFVRSFHREKDENRGKTTIYSITNQYGVQLKRKRPEENPDLLDIQLIKPIYPNEKFTINIVYDVKLPNDKFTRYGYDNNGNLMLKDWYLTPARIENGKFVKYSNENLDDIANTFCDYQLTLTTHNKLTISTDLYQGNVTPTDDGEKYFFIGENRAGFSMIIQQQNNFNVYNSSSVIVETNLIDSRVTDYQKAHLIDNIIKFTNENLGSYPNGKIVVSEVDYERNPVYGLNQLPAFITPFPDSFIYEVKFLKTYLNNYLKNTLNINPREDNWIYDALQTYLMYKYVEQYHPDKTMAGIKWGILKGYNLFRVPYNDQYSYLYLLMARKNLDQPIGDPKNTFIKFNEQLAGKYKAGIALNYLESYLGEGTVSNSIKEYFELNKSQQTNRTDFRNIIDSKTDKETAWFYSELVDDRTIIDFKFGKVKRDKDSVEVTIKNKTHADAPVSLYGLKDGQIVFKQWLENIKIDSTFTIARQDADKLSINYENEIPEYNRRNNWKKLNKVVINNKPVKFTFFQDLENPGYNQIFYVPNFTFNLYDGVSVGLRFHNKSLLDKPIIFDITPTYSSKTGTMIGSASMLFNQYIRDGGSLYNIRYGLSGSTYHYEPDAAYVKFTPSVQFRFRDTDLRKNKKQFLLFRYVSVNREQSAYNFDKQNEDYSVFNARYTSAESEIIRHIDYSTDLQIASNFGKLAGEVQIRRLFYDNTQLNLRFYGGMFMYRDTSSDYYSFGLDRPTDYLFDYNFYGRSETTGIYSQQFIMAEGGFKSKLDTRYANQWMTTVNASINVWNWVEVYGDMGFLKNKYENAEFVYDTGIRLNLLTDYFELYFPVYSSNGFELNDSNYSQNIRFVVTLSPGTLLKLFTRKWF; via the coding sequence ATGAATGTTGAACTGGACTATGAAAATAAGGTCCTTAAAGTAAATCAGGAAATTACTTTTTATAACGAGTCTCAGGATACCTTAAGAGAATTTATCCTTAACGACTGGAATAATGCTTATTCAGACAAAACCACTCCCCTTGGCAAGCGCTTTTCAGATGAATTTGTAAGATCATTTCACAGGGAAAAAGATGAAAACCGAGGAAAGACAACAATATACTCCATAACAAACCAGTATGGCGTTCAGCTAAAAAGAAAAAGGCCTGAAGAAAATCCTGATTTACTTGATATACAATTAATTAAACCCATTTACCCAAATGAAAAGTTTACAATAAATATTGTATATGACGTTAAGCTTCCAAATGACAAATTTACCCGCTACGGATATGACAATAACGGTAACCTAATGCTTAAGGACTGGTACCTTACCCCTGCCCGTATTGAAAACGGAAAGTTTGTAAAATACAGTAACGAAAACCTTGATGATATAGCAAATACTTTTTGCGACTATCAGCTCACTCTTACCACTCATAATAAGCTTACGATAAGTACCGATTTATATCAGGGAAATGTTACGCCTACTGATGATGGTGAAAAATATTTCTTTATAGGTGAAAATCGTGCCGGTTTCAGCATGATAATCCAACAGCAAAATAATTTTAATGTTTATAACAGCTCCTCTGTAATTGTAGAAACAAACCTGATTGATAGCAGGGTTACCGATTATCAAAAAGCCCACCTTATTGATAATATTATCAAATTTACCAACGAAAATCTGGGTAGTTATCCTAACGGAAAAATAGTAGTTAGCGAAGTTGATTATGAAAGAAACCCGGTTTACGGATTAAACCAGCTTCCTGCATTTATTACTCCGTTCCCGGACTCTTTTATTTATGAGGTTAAATTTCTAAAGACCTACCTAAATAACTACCTAAAAAACACGTTGAATATAAATCCTCGTGAAGACAACTGGATTTATGATGCTTTGCAAACCTATTTAATGTATAAGTATGTTGAGCAGTATCACCCGGATAAAACCATGGCGGGAATAAAATGGGGAATATTAAAAGGATATAACCTTTTTAGGGTCCCTTACAATGATCAGTACAGCTATCTTTATCTTTTAATGGCAAGAAAGAACCTTGATCAGCCTATTGGCGATCCGAAAAATACTTTTATAAAGTTCAATGAACAGTTAGCCGGAAAATATAAAGCCGGAATAGCACTTAACTACTTAGAAAGTTATTTAGGTGAAGGTACAGTAAGCAATTCAATAAAAGAGTATTTTGAGCTAAACAAAAGCCAACAGACAAACAGAACTGATTTCAGAAACATAATAGACTCTAAAACTGATAAGGAAACAGCTTGGTTTTACAGTGAATTAGTAGACGACAGAACTATTATTGACTTTAAATTTGGTAAGGTTAAAAGAGATAAGGATTCTGTAGAGGTAACAATAAAGAACAAAACACACGCTGATGCCCCGGTTTCCTTATACGGACTTAAGGATGGACAGATTGTTTTTAAACAATGGCTTGAAAATATTAAAATCGACAGCACTTTTACTATAGCCCGACAGGATGCAGACAAGCTTTCTATAAATTATGAAAACGAAATACCCGAATACAACAGGCGCAATAACTGGAAGAAACTAAACAAAGTAGTAATAAACAACAAGCCTGTTAAGTTTACTTTCTTTCAGGATCTTGAAAACCCGGGGTATAACCAGATTTTTTATGTCCCTAACTTTACCTTTAACCTTTATGATGGTGTTTCGGTAGGGCTTCGTTTTCATAATAAATCATTACTTGATAAACCCATTATTTTTGATATAACTCCTACCTACTCCAGTAAAACTGGTACTATGATTGGTTCAGCCTCAATGCTGTTTAATCAATATATAAGAGATGGCGGCAGCCTGTATAATATCAGATATGGCCTAAGCGGTTCAACATATCATTACGAGCCGGATGCCGCTTATGTGAAGTTTACGCCAAGTGTACAGTTCCGTTTTAGGGATACAGATTTACGAAAGAACAAAAAACAATTCCTTCTTTTCAGATATGTTTCCGTAAACAGGGAGCAGTCGGCATATAATTTTGATAAGCAAAACGAAGATTATTCTGTATTTAATGCCCGATACACTTCTGCAGAATCAGAAATCATCAGGCATATAGACTATTCTACCGATTTACAGATAGCCAGTAACTTTGGTAAATTGGCAGGAGAAGTACAGATAAGAAGATTGTTTTATGACAATACACAGTTAAATCTTCGCTTTTACGGAGGTATGTTTATGTATAGGGATACAAGTTCAGACTATTATAGCTTTGGCCTTGACCGCCCTACTGATTATTTATTTGACTATAATTTTTACGGAAGATCTGAAACTACAGGTATATATAGCCAACAGTTTATAATGGCCGAAGGTGGGTTTAAGTCAAAACTGGATACAAGATACGCCAACCAGTGGATGACAACCGTTAATGCAAGTATAAATGTATGGAACTGGGTTGAAGTATACGGCGATATGGGATTTTTGAAAAATAAATATGAAAATGCCGAATTTGTTTACGATACGGGAATCCGTTTAAATCTCCTAACTGATTATTTTGAATTGTATTTCCCGGTGTATTCTTCAAACGGTTTTGAGCTGAATGACAGCAATTATAGCCAAAATATAAGGTTTGTAGTTACTTTAAGTCCGGGAACACTTTTAAAATTATTCACAAGAAAATGGTTTTGA
- a CDS encoding LOG family protein has product MSKEHYENEDDKILEGLKQKPWSEIRSNDSWVIFKVMSEFVNGFESMARIGPCVSIFGSARTKSSDKYYQLAERIAEKISKAGYGVITGGGPGIMEAGNKGAAKGMSPSVGLNIELPFEQHFNPYIDQDKNLNFDYFFVRKVMFVKYSQGFVVMPGGFGTLDEMFEAITLIQTKKIAKFPIILVGTEFWGGLMDWIKTVLIEKYFNASPEDLKLIKLVDTEDEVLEVIDTFYKKYNLSPNF; this is encoded by the coding sequence ATGTCAAAAGAACATTACGAAAATGAAGACGACAAAATTCTAGAAGGCTTAAAACAAAAACCATGGAGTGAAATAAGAAGTAACGACTCCTGGGTAATCTTCAAGGTAATGTCAGAATTTGTAAACGGATTTGAATCGATGGCTCGTATAGGTCCCTGTGTTTCAATTTTCGGTTCTGCCAGGACAAAATCAAGTGACAAATACTATCAGTTAGCTGAAAGGATTGCCGAAAAAATTTCTAAAGCAGGTTATGGTGTTATAACAGGTGGTGGCCCCGGTATTATGGAGGCAGGAAATAAAGGCGCCGCTAAAGGGATGAGTCCTTCTGTGGGTCTTAATATAGAACTTCCTTTCGAACAGCATTTTAACCCTTATATAGACCAGGATAAGAACCTTAACTTTGATTACTTTTTTGTTAGAAAAGTAATGTTTGTTAAGTACTCTCAGGGATTTGTGGTTATGCCCGGGGGCTTTGGAACTCTGGACGAAATGTTTGAGGCCATTACACTTATACAGACAAAAAAGATTGCCAAATTCCCTATTATACTTGTAGGTACTGAGTTTTGGGGCGGATTAATGGACTGGATTAAAACTGTTTTGATAGAAAAATATTTTAACGCAAGTCCTGAAGACCTGAAACTTATAAAACTCGTAGATACTGAAGATGAAGTTCTTGAGGTTATAGATACTTTCTATAAAAAATATAACCTTAGCCCTAACTTCTAA
- the uvrA gene encoding excinuclease ABC subunit UvrA codes for MLNEDTIEVLGARAHNLKNIDVSIPREKLVVITGLSGSGKSSLAFDTIYAEGQRRYIETFSAYARQFLGGLERPDVDKIDGLSPVIAIEQKTTSKSPRSTVGTITEIYDFLRLLYARAGEAYSYVTGEKMVSYSDDQIKELIVEKFNGKRITILAPIVRARKGHYRELFEQISKQGFLKVRVDGEIKDIESGMKLDRYKTHDIETVIDRMQVDTSADLDKRLSESIKTAMYHGDDVMMVIEHDTNEARYYSRNLMCPTSGISYPNPEPNNFSFNSPKGACDNCNGLGTVNEINLNKIIPNPKLSIKQGGFAPLGEYKNSWIFKQLEVIGEKFGFKLTDTIETIPAEAMDMIMNGGKEKFTINSKTLGVNREYKIDFEGISSFIKNQYDESGSSSIKRWAKDFMDEVECPVCNGTRLKKESLYFKIDNKNIAELSLMDVSDLAEWFENLDERLSEKQKVIASEIVKEIKARLSFLLDVGLNYLALNRSSKSLSGGEAQRIRLATQIGSQLVGVLYILDEPSIGLHQRDNEKLIHSLEQLRDIGNSVIVVEHDKDMIERADYVIDIGPAAGRFGGQIVSKGTPAELYKEHTLTAAYLNGEKQIEVPKKRREGNGKTIKLTGASGNNLKNVTVEFPLGKLICVTGVSGSGKSTLINETLYPILNTHFFNAVKKPQPYKKIEGLENIDKVIDIDQSPIGRTPRSNPATYTDVFSEIRRLFTQTPEAMIRGYKPGRFSFNVSGGRCETCEGSGLRVIEMNFLPDVYVECETCQGKRFNRETLEIRYKGKSISDILEMTVDEAVPFFENIPKIYRKIKTIQDVGLGYITLGQQSTTLSGGEAQRIKLATELSKKDTGNTFYILDEPTTGLHFEDIRVLMEVITRLVNKGNTVLIIEHNMDVIKLADYIIDIGYEGGKGGGQLVAKGTPEEIIKNKKSYTAKFLKKELS; via the coding sequence ATGCTAAACGAAGATACTATTGAAGTACTGGGTGCACGCGCCCATAACCTTAAAAATATAGATGTTTCCATTCCCCGCGAAAAACTTGTTGTTATAACAGGGCTTTCAGGCTCGGGAAAATCATCACTTGCTTTTGATACCATTTATGCCGAAGGGCAGCGCAGGTACATCGAGACCTTCTCTGCTTATGCACGTCAGTTTCTAGGCGGACTGGAACGCCCAGATGTAGATAAAATTGACGGGTTATCTCCGGTTATTGCCATAGAACAGAAAACCACAAGTAAGAGTCCGCGCTCTACAGTAGGGACCATTACCGAGATTTACGACTTTTTGAGGCTATTATATGCCCGCGCCGGTGAAGCATACAGCTATGTTACCGGAGAAAAAATGGTTAGCTACAGCGACGACCAGATCAAGGAACTTATTGTTGAAAAGTTTAACGGTAAACGCATTACAATCCTTGCTCCTATTGTTCGTGCACGTAAAGGGCATTATCGTGAATTATTTGAGCAAATTTCTAAACAGGGCTTTCTTAAAGTTCGTGTTGACGGCGAAATAAAAGACATAGAAAGCGGTATGAAACTGGACCGCTACAAAACCCACGATATAGAAACGGTTATAGACCGTATGCAGGTTGATACCAGTGCCGATTTAGATAAGCGCCTTAGCGAAAGTATTAAAACAGCGATGTATCATGGTGACGACGTGATGATGGTTATAGAGCATGATACCAATGAGGCACGTTATTACAGTCGTAACTTAATGTGTCCTACCTCGGGTATCTCCTACCCTAATCCAGAACCGAATAACTTTTCTTTCAACTCCCCTAAAGGAGCTTGTGATAATTGTAATGGTTTAGGAACCGTAAACGAAATCAACCTTAACAAAATAATACCTAACCCTAAACTATCCATAAAACAGGGAGGTTTTGCCCCTCTTGGAGAATATAAAAATTCATGGATATTCAAACAGCTTGAGGTAATAGGTGAAAAATTCGGGTTTAAGCTTACTGATACGATAGAAACCATTCCTGCTGAGGCAATGGATATGATAATGAACGGCGGTAAGGAAAAATTCACTATCAATTCTAAAACACTGGGTGTTAACCGTGAATACAAAATTGATTTTGAAGGTATTTCCAGCTTTATCAAAAACCAGTATGACGAGAGCGGATCTTCTTCTATTAAACGTTGGGCGAAAGATTTCATGGACGAAGTGGAGTGCCCTGTTTGTAATGGTACACGACTTAAAAAAGAATCACTATACTTTAAAATAGACAATAAGAATATAGCGGAACTTTCATTAATGGATGTATCAGACCTTGCAGAATGGTTTGAAAATCTCGATGAAAGACTTTCGGAAAAGCAAAAGGTAATTGCTTCGGAAATCGTTAAGGAAATCAAGGCCAGATTAAGTTTTCTTCTGGATGTGGGCCTTAATTATCTTGCTCTTAACCGAAGCTCTAAATCGCTTTCTGGTGGTGAGGCACAACGTATAAGGCTTGCAACACAAATAGGCTCTCAGCTTGTAGGGGTGTTGTATATCCTGGATGAACCGAGTATAGGTCTGCATCAGCGTGATAATGAAAAACTTATCCATTCACTGGAACAGCTAAGGGATATAGGTAACTCTGTTATCGTGGTAGAGCACGATAAAGACATGATAGAGCGAGCTGATTATGTTATCGATATTGGCCCTGCTGCCGGCCGTTTTGGCGGACAGATTGTTAGTAAAGGTACTCCTGCAGAACTTTACAAGGAACATACGTTAACTGCGGCTTACCTAAACGGTGAAAAACAGATTGAGGTTCCTAAGAAGCGTCGTGAAGGAAACGGAAAAACCATTAAACTAACCGGAGCAAGCGGTAATAACCTTAAAAATGTTACAGTAGAGTTTCCGTTAGGTAAGCTTATTTGTGTTACAGGTGTTTCGGGCAGTGGTAAATCTACCCTTATTAACGAAACCCTATACCCTATTCTTAATACCCATTTCTTTAATGCGGTAAAAAAACCACAGCCTTATAAAAAGATTGAAGGGCTTGAAAATATTGATAAGGTAATTGATATAGACCAGTCTCCTATCGGGCGTACACCAAGATCTAACCCTGCTACCTATACCGATGTGTTTTCTGAAATCCGCAGGCTGTTTACACAAACACCGGAAGCAATGATTAGAGGTTACAAGCCGGGCAGATTCAGCTTTAATGTTAGCGGCGGTCGTTGTGAAACCTGTGAGGGATCGGGACTTAGGGTTATTGAAATGAACTTCCTTCCAGATGTTTATGTAGAGTGTGAAACCTGCCAGGGTAAACGCTTTAACCGTGAAACGCTTGAAATACGCTATAAAGGCAAATCAATATCAGATATACTTGAGATGACAGTGGATGAAGCTGTTCCGTTTTTTGAGAATATCCCTAAAATATACCGTAAAATTAAAACCATACAGGATGTAGGTCTAGGATATATTACCTTAGGACAGCAAAGCACTACCCTATCAGGCGGTGAAGCACAGCGTATTAAACTGGCTACAGAACTTTCTAAAAAAGACACAGGTAATACCTTCTACATACTGGATGAGCCTACCACAGGCCTTCATTTTGAGGATATAAGAGTATTGATGGAAGTTATTACAAGATTGGTAAACAAGGGTAATACTGTTCTTATTATAGAACATAATATGGACGTTATTAAACTTGCCGACTATATCATAGATATTGGTTATGAGGGCGGTAAAGGCGGAGGCCAGCTCGTTGCTAAAGGTACACCGGAAGAAATAATAAAGAATAAGAAAAGCTATACTGCAAAATTCCTTAAAAAAGAGCTATCTTAG
- a CDS encoding acetate uptake transporter: protein MESKLGNPAPLGLMGFAMTTILLNIHNIGFFPLSAVILSMGICYGGLAQIIAGILSFKKGNTFAGTAFTSYGFFWLSLVAVWLLPGLNMEVAQATPPDFLGLYLALWGIFTAFLWVGTFGKSKVQQFVFFSLTILFFLLSISLWTGNGTIHKIAGVVGVLCGSSAFYLAMAELLEEVKGKRILPY from the coding sequence ATGGAATCTAAACTAGGTAATCCGGCTCCGTTAGGCCTTATGGGCTTTGCAATGACAACAATCCTTCTTAATATACATAATATCGGCTTTTTTCCTTTAAGCGCTGTTATACTGTCTATGGGAATTTGCTATGGCGGACTGGCACAGATAATTGCAGGAATATTATCCTTTAAAAAAGGAAATACCTTTGCAGGAACAGCCTTTACATCTTACGGATTCTTTTGGTTATCATTAGTAGCAGTATGGTTATTACCTGGCCTAAATATGGAAGTTGCACAAGCTACCCCACCTGATTTCTTAGGTTTGTACTTGGCTTTATGGGGAATTTTTACTGCATTTTTATGGGTTGGGACCTTTGGAAAAAGTAAAGTTCAGCAGTTTGTATTTTTTTCATTAACCATACTGTTTTTCCTTTTATCCATTTCGCTATGGACAGGAAACGGAACTATACATAAAATAGCAGGCGTAGTGGGTGTACTATGCGGAAGTAGTGCTTTCTACCTTGCAATGGCAGAGTTACTTGAAGAAGTAAAAGGTAAAAGGATTTTGCCTTATTAA
- a CDS encoding GyrI-like domain-containing protein, which yields MIPSIKLIPYKKLVGLSLNMSFADNKTAELWRSFMPRRKEIANAISNDLYSLQVYSENFFSQFNPTTEFTKWALVEVTDFNEVPEGMQMFTLPEGQYAVFNYRGSSAKGAEVMGYILQEWLPQSGYQLDNRPHFEVLGEKYKNNSDESEEEIWIPIR from the coding sequence ATGATTCCTTCAATAAAATTAATACCATATAAAAAACTGGTTGGTTTAAGCTTAAACATGTCATTCGCTGATAATAAAACAGCTGAGCTATGGCGTAGCTTTATGCCGAGACGAAAAGAAATCGCTAACGCTATTAGCAACGATTTGTATTCGCTACAGGTTTACAGTGAGAATTTCTTTTCTCAATTTAATCCTACTACTGAATTCACTAAATGGGCTTTGGTGGAAGTTACTGATTTTAATGAAGTACCTGAAGGTATGCAAATGTTTACATTACCGGAAGGACAATATGCCGTATTCAATTACAGAGGGAGTTCTGCGAAAGGAGCAGAGGTGATGGGCTATATTTTACAGGAATGGCTACCGCAGTCGGGTTATCAATTAGATAATCGTCCGCATTTTGAGGTTTTAGGAGAAAAGTATAAGAATAACAGTGATGAATCTGAAGAAGAAATCTGGATACCAATACGGTAA
- a CDS encoding TlpA family protein disulfide reductase: protein MKLLRKKLLLLLVFSLSLASCGNGDNYEAYFGGEVSSPQCRYILFCRNNKVIDTLPLDEKNRFFVKFDSLTPGLYSFKNEPDFQYVYFDKNDSIMVNINARYFDESLVFSGRGNEKNNFMMELFLMNEKDRTKSAAIYDYNLKDFMRTIDSVNVKRTSYYIAEKQRIGWNDDFDFYAKSRVELNYYTKREYYPYIHKRHTGEDVRNHMPDDFYDFRKDVALDDPRLTNYSPFMRYVTAMINNIAQDKYQDTAKRDSLEINIIKLNVADSVFTNQSVKNQVLNTLAFNYLLEDQNMINNQAFLKRYDELCTDDSDSNEIMRIGKAVSNLKTGNKLPEITLVDSYDNHVDINNNIDKETVIFFWSSCSNNRTELVHNKVNALQLQHPNVNFIAVNIDEDAEWKKSIKEYDFKSTCQLRASDFRALKDKWVLTKINRTIILNPDGTIKNAFTNLMDSNFSQNLQ from the coding sequence ATGAAACTATTAAGAAAAAAATTACTACTGCTTCTTGTCTTTTCGTTATCACTTGCCTCATGCGGCAATGGTGATAACTATGAAGCATATTTTGGAGGCGAAGTATCCAGCCCCCAGTGCAGGTATATCCTTTTCTGTCGCAATAATAAAGTTATAGATACTTTACCTCTTGATGAAAAGAACAGATTTTTTGTAAAATTTGATTCTCTTACCCCTGGACTTTACAGTTTTAAAAACGAACCTGATTTTCAATACGTCTACTTCGATAAGAACGACAGTATTATGGTTAATATAAATGCCAGATACTTTGATGAATCTTTAGTGTTTAGCGGCCGAGGTAACGAGAAAAACAATTTCATGATGGAGCTTTTCCTTATGAATGAAAAAGACCGTACCAAATCTGCAGCCATATATGATTACAATCTAAAAGATTTTATGCGCACGATAGATTCGGTAAACGTAAAAAGAACATCGTACTATATTGCAGAAAAACAAAGAATTGGCTGGAACGATGATTTTGATTTTTATGCCAAATCAAGAGTTGAGCTTAATTACTACACCAAAAGGGAATACTATCCTTATATTCACAAAAGACATACCGGTGAAGATGTTAGGAACCATATGCCAGATGATTTTTATGACTTCAGGAAAGATGTAGCGCTTGATGATCCGCGACTAACGAACTACTCCCCATTTATGAGATATGTAACAGCAATGATAAATAATATTGCTCAGGATAAATATCAGGACACAGCAAAAAGAGATTCGTTAGAGATAAACATTATTAAGCTTAATGTCGCCGATTCAGTCTTTACCAACCAATCTGTGAAAAATCAGGTTTTAAACACCCTAGCCTTTAATTACCTGCTTGAAGACCAGAATATGATCAATAATCAGGCTTTCCTTAAACGTTATGATGAGCTTTGTACCGATGACAGCGACAGTAATGAGATAATGCGTATTGGTAAGGCTGTAAGTAATTTAAAAACCGGAAATAAACTCCCTGAAATTACTCTGGTAGATTCTTATGATAATCACGTAGACATCAATAATAATATCGATAAGGAAACGGTTATTTTCTTTTGGAGTAGTTGTTCAAATAACCGAACAGAATTAGTTCACAATAAAGTAAATGCTTTACAACTGCAACATCCTAATGTAAACTTTATTGCTGTTAATATAGACGAAGATGCCGAGTGGAAAAAATCGATTAAAGAGTATGATTTTAAAAGCACCTGCCAATTAAGGGCTTCCGATTTCAGGGCGTTAAAAGACAAATGGGTGCTTACTAAAATAAACCGAACAATTATACTGAATCCTGACGGCACCATTAAAAATGCCTTTACCAATTTAATGGATTCCAACTTTAGTCAAAACCTACAGTAA
- a CDS encoding ABC-F family ATP-binding cassette domain-containing protein translates to MLSVSNLSVQFGKRILFDEVNTSFTQGNCYGIIGANGAGKSTFLKILAGDVDPTSGHVFLEPGKRMSVLNQNHNMFDEHTVLETVMMGNTQLFSVKKEMDEIYLKPDFSDKDGERVGELQVIFEEMNGWNADSDAAALLSSLGIGDEHHYTLMGDMDNKLKVRVLLAQALFGNPDVLIMDEPTNDLDFETISWLENFLANYDNTVIVVSHDRHFLDAVCTHISDIDFSKINHYSGNYTFWYESSQLAAKQRAQQNKKAEEKKKELQEFIMRFSANVAKSKQATSRKKMLEKLKVDDIKPSSRRYPAIIFDQEREAGDQILNISGLSASVEGEVLFKNLDLNMAKGDKIVVVSRDSRATTAFYEIINGNMQPDSGKFEWGVTTIQSYLPVENHEFFDTDLNLVDWLRQWATTEEERDEVYIRGFLGKMLFSGEEALKSSRVLSGGEKVRCMLSRMMMLRANVLMLDEPTNHLDLESITAFNNSLKNFKGSVLFTTHDHEFAQTVANRVLEITPNGVIDRYMSFDDYLDDDKVKELRKSMYAK, encoded by the coding sequence ATGCTTTCAGTTTCAAATTTATCGGTTCAGTTTGGTAAAAGGATATTATTCGACGAAGTAAATACTTCTTTTACCCAAGGTAACTGTTATGGTATCATTGGCGCAAATGGTGCCGGTAAATCCACTTTTCTAAAAATATTAGCAGGAGACGTAGATCCTACATCGGGTCATGTATTTCTTGAGCCGGGCAAACGTATGTCTGTACTTAACCAGAATCACAATATGTTTGATGAGCATACCGTTCTTGAAACAGTGATGATGGGTAATACACAGCTTTTTTCGGTTAAAAAAGAAATGGATGAAATTTACCTTAAACCTGACTTTTCTGATAAGGATGGTGAAAGGGTAGGTGAGCTTCAGGTTATTTTTGAAGAAATGAATGGCTGGAATGCCGATTCTGATGCTGCAGCACTTTTATCAAGTTTAGGTATAGGCGATGAGCACCATTATACATTAATGGGAGATATGGATAACAAACTTAAGGTTCGTGTCCTTTTAGCTCAGGCACTATTTGGTAACCCGGACGTTCTTATTATGGATGAGCCTACCAACGACCTTGACTTTGAAACAATATCATGGCTTGAAAACTTCCTTGCTAACTACGATAATACAGTAATCGTTGTATCTCACGACCGTCACTTTCTTGATGCTGTTTGCACACATATTTCGGATATCGACTTTAGCAAAATCAACCATTATTCCGGTAACTATACTTTCTGGTATGAATCTAGCCAGTTAGCAGCTAAGCAAAGAGCACAGCAAAACAAGAAAGCCGAAGAAAAGAAAAAAGAACTTCAGGAGTTCATCATGCGTTTTAGTGCTAACGTGGCTAAATCTAAACAAGCTACCAGCCGTAAAAAAATGCTTGAAAAGCTTAAAGTTGACGATATTAAACCATCAAGCAGAAGATATCCTGCAATTATTTTTGATCAGGAACGTGAAGCCGGTGACCAGATATTAAACATTTCGGGACTTAGCGCTTCTGTTGAAGGTGAGGTTTTATTTAAAAACCTTGACCTGAATATGGCAAAAGGTGATAAGATAGTAGTAGTATCAAGAGACTCTCGTGCTACAACTGCTTTCTATGAAATCATTAACGGTAATATGCAGCCGGACAGCGGTAAATTTGAATGGGGTGTAACAACAATTCAATCATACCTTCCGGTAGAAAATCATGAGTTTTTTGATACCGATCTAAACCTGGTTGACTGGTTACGCCAGTGGGCTACTACAGAGGAAGAGCGTGATGAAGTTTATATCCGCGGATTTCTTGGTAAAATGCTTTTCAGTGGAGAAGAGGCTCTTAAATCTTCAAGAGTACTTTCGGGAGGTGAAAAAGTTCGTTGTATGCTTTCAAGAATGATGATGCTTAGAGCTAACGTATTAATGCTTGATGAACCTACAAATCACCTTGATCTTGAGTCGATAACTGCATTTAACAACTCACTTAAAAACTTTAAGGGATCTGTATTGTTTACAACACATGACCACGAGTTTGCCCAAACTGTAGCTAACAGGGTACTTGAAATAACACCAAACGGAGTAATAGACCGTTACATGTCGTTTGATGATTATCTTGATGACGATAAAGTAAAAGAATTAAGAAAAAGCATGTATGCTAAATAA
- a CDS encoding GNAT family N-acetyltransferase has protein sequence MLKNKLSVREIQDKDVKLIADYWFKANKEYLINMGVDIEKLPAREDFTAMLQTQLTLPYEEKKVYGVVWCVNDEPIGHSNLNPLTYGDHGFMHLHIWNTDYRNNGYGVDFIKMTLPYYFDNIKLKKVYCQPNAFNPSPNRSLEKAGFKLVKEYVTTPGSITFEQVVKLWEIKAEIK, from the coding sequence ATGCTTAAAAATAAATTATCTGTACGGGAAATCCAAGATAAAGATGTAAAACTAATTGCTGATTACTGGTTTAAAGCTAATAAGGAATATCTTATTAATATGGGGGTTGATATAGAAAAGCTTCCTGCCAGAGAAGATTTTACTGCAATGCTTCAAACACAGCTTACACTGCCCTATGAAGAAAAGAAAGTATACGGAGTAGTATGGTGTGTGAATGATGAACCTATAGGGCATAGTAATTTAAACCCATTAACTTACGGAGATCATGGTTTTATGCATTTACATATTTGGAATACTGATTACAGGAATAATGGTTATGGTGTAGATTTTATAAAAATGACCCTGCCCTACTATTTCGATAATATAAAACTTAAAAAGGTGTATTGCCAGCCCAACGCCTTTAACCCTTCCCCGAACAGGAGTTTGGAAAAAGCAGGTTTTAAACTCGTAAAAGAGTATGTTACAACTCCCGGCTCCATCACGTTTGAACAGGTAGTGAAGTTATGGGAAATTAAAGCAGAAATAAAATAA